One Aethina tumida isolate Nest 87 chromosome 5, icAetTumi1.1, whole genome shotgun sequence genomic window carries:
- the LOC126265664 gene encoding uncharacterized protein LOC126265664 encodes MAADIIDKLKGLQGILLGEIKRNMNILLNRHLDFTESEAFAEFKPRNYSERILKIDVLIHYRNSRLLLKEIQTCDKVILKRILKNSWFAKDAARDIEPETLVENLFPTLCYSTKLQFLKKIFNKYDEERCDNLIDRLISVYGFSMAKIVITGCSVAKIRTILENYNCLLNYKQLKSIYDKSKSLITTYFAEQSHHNTEYIVYICYYDKLFQYIALKDPQNYLKIKKQFRTEPTIGRRTSTKIAKFNKNKINELICLNGKGLVHSLGSDFQKFYLQQFPSDETTGAGVALFINDKYLKYTPKRQQFRMYKETFQKKFNKDLTMEFADDPKILNIIPDPLEREKFAEMNYEELKMCLFLAFYTINRSVSLLKAEIEKATSSDDRFNLLELLVQTCKINNDLDAFNDVLDYYFIDLHREERHAVLAIYIYRNFNLDQFSDQNWSKLEKLIECFRMCQHTNLEVLNLVLGFVKYLHKCGRSTRNAIEMFVELHDRCEFECHSLQNCKQNLLKYVLLVALKIKVKKQNYKNLMFYIKNVVLFNGKYPKDLIDLLQHSFINDFLKSEINHNRLDTKIIAYFICRTSRSSLENELLHEFWKNIIHFKKCRHIVRWFFKHDPNILLEKFEELSEFIKSKKDFCLLSEIKRYCHIDLDQKIKAYYLTKVNSGEETYGKYLAILLSSKEILEGTDLLKYGRFTNYENEVIWHIFSQYSLICSHNLVNRMCYFSPENILTNIILPYTLSFALFLRNDVNIKSFWLEKSVDSCRKVRSLNKYFYRNPSLQMWYIYSSNVDTPFEEQQFHSTIQKIHKQFRYLYWETFWNFKSVHEGYSNCTQYEDLVDCLFYVDVIKKISIARDVITYVLLANTNKVYRKSSYIILKFTAYYLMYRNDLDTFENIFQLLSSQRLHSSNLTIIFDEAFMMLGKYEDPTGFTISAYPRDEYKPAFINFIDYWEKFFKLTDALKPCVLIKFYRSFESIDLDNVPLCSKIVTELFSQILATVGDDHLNDVCQYIINFLSYKYLGSSEARGRLQLHLINMKNVKNIKLLNIHYLNSIFNVSELFINDILHQIFKDNSSEDQQMFLTLLKNNPLNYIKNFVKDL; translated from the coding sequence atggCGGCAGACATAATAGACAAATTAAAAGGCTTGCAAGGAATATTACTGGgagaaataaaaagaaacatgAACATTCTTCTGAACCGCCACTTGGACTTTACTGAATCAGAAGCATTCGCCGAGTTTAAGCCGAGAAACTATTCGGAACGTATACTTAAAATTGACGTATTGATTCACTACCGCAATTCAAGATTGCTGCTTAAAGAAATCCAAACTTGTGACAAGGTGATTTTGAAACGGATTTTAAAGAACTCTTGGTTTGCGAAGGACGCAGCCAGAGACATTGAACCTGAAACCCTAGTCGAGAATTTATTTCCGACTCTGTGTTACTCCACAAAATTGCAGTtcctaaagaaaatatttaataaatacgatGAAGAAAGATGTGACAACTTAATAGATCGACTCATTTCGGTTTATGGTTTTTCGATGGCGAAAATCGTTATAACCGGCTGCAGTGTTGCCAAAATAAGAACAATACTAGAGAACTATAACTGCCtgttaaattacaaacaattaaaatcaatatacgATAAATCCAAGTCACTAATCACAACATATTTTGCTGAACAATCACACCATAATACGGAATACATTgtgtatatttgttattatgacAAACTTTTCCAATATATTGCTCTAAAAGATCctcaaaattatctaaaaataaaaaaacaatttagaacTGAACCAACTATAGGAAGGAGAACATCAAccaaaattgcaaaatttaataaaaataaaattaatgaattaatatgcCTTAATGGTAAAGGCTTAGTTCACAGTTTAGGAAgtgattttcaaaaattttatttacaacaatttccATCAGACGAAACAACAGGAGCAGGTGTCGCTTTATTCATCAatgataaatatctaaaatataccCCAAAAAGGCAACAATTTCGTATGTACAAAGAAACTTTCCAGAAAAAGTTCAACAAAGATTTGACCATGGAATTTGCGGATgatccaaaaatattaaatattataccagACCCATTAGAACGGGAGAAATTTGCCGAAATGAATTACGAAGAACTAAAAATGTGTCTTTTTCTTGCATTTTACACGATTAACAGATCGGTTTCTTTGTTAAAAGCTGAAATTGAAAAAGCTACTAGTTCGGACGATCGTTTCAATCTACTGGAATTGTTGGTGCAAacgtgtaaaattaataatgatttagaTGCATTTAATGATGTTttggattattattttattgacctCCACCGGGAAGAAAGACACGCGGTTttagcaatttatatttatcgaaACTTTAATTTGGATCAATTCAGTGATCAAAACTGGTCGAAACTAGAGAAACTTATAGAATGTTTTCGGATGTGTCAGCACACTAATCTGGAAGTTTTAAACTTGGTGCTGGGGTTTGTTAAGTACTTGCATAAATGCGGAAGAAGTACTAGGAACGcaattgaaatgtttgttgaacTACATGACAGATGTGAATTTGAGTGCCATtcattacaaaattgtaaGCAAAATCTCCTGAAATATGTTCTTTTAGTGGCTTTAAAAATCAaggttaaaaaacaaaattataagaaccttatgttttacataaaaaatgttgtattgTTTAATGGGAAGTATCCAAAAGACTTGATAGATTTGTTGCAACATTCCTTTATAAATGACTttctaaaaagtgaaataaatcACAATAGACTGGATACCAAAATAATAGCATATTTCATCTGTCGAACCTCCAGAAGTTCTTTAGAAAATGAACTGTTGCATGAATTTTGGAagaatataatacattttaaaaaatgtcgtCACATAGTTCGGTGGTTTTTTAAACATGACCCAAATATTTTACTCGAaaagtttgaagaattatCAGAATTCATCAAGTCTAAGAAggatttttgtttgttgtcgGAAATTAAACGATATTGTCACATAGATTTGGATCAGAAAATTAAAGCATATTACTTAACAAAAGTGAATTCAGGTGAAGAAACCTATGGTAAATATTTAGCCATACTATTATCTTCAAAAGAAATCCTGGAAGGAActgatttattgaaatatggtCGTTTTACAAACTACGAAAACGAAGTTATCTGGCATATTTTTAGTCAATACTCTTTGATATGCTCACACAATTTAGTAAACAGAATGTGTTATTTCAGTccggaaaatattttaacaaatattattctaCCATACACGTTGAGTTTTGCGTTATTTTTACGAAATGACGTCAACATAAAATCTTTTTGGCTTGAGAAGTCTGTAGATTCCTGTAGAAAAGTACGTTCTTTGAATAAGTACTTTTATAGAAATCCTTCTCTTCAAATGTGGTATATTTATTCCTCTAATGTTGACACTCCTTTTGAGGAACAACAATTTCATTCAactattcaaaaaatacacaaacagTTCAGGTATTTATATTGGGAGACATTTTGGAACTTCAAAAGTGTGCATGAGGGATATTCAAATTGCACACAATACGAAGACCTAGTGGATTGTCTTTTCTACGTAGatgtgataaaaaaaatatcaattgcaAGGGATGTTATAACGTATGTTTTATTGGCAAATACTAACAaagtttatagaaaatctagctacataattttaaagtttacagCATATTATTTGATGTACAGGAATGATCTGGatacatttgaaaatatttttcagttgttATCTTCTCAAAGATTACATTCGTCTAACCTGACTATTATATTTGATGAAGCATTTATGATGTTAGGGAAATATGAGGATCCTACTGGATTTACGATATCAGCATACCCCCGGGACGAGTATAAACCtgcctttattaattttatagattactgggagaagttttttaaattaactgatgCACTTAAGCCCTGTGTATTGATAAAGTTTTATAGAAGTTTTGAATCAATTGATTTGGATAATGTACCACTTTGTTCCAAAATTGTAACAGAACTATTTAGTCAGATTTTAGCAACTGTTGGTGACGATCACTTAAACGATGTATGccaatacattattaattttttaagttataagTACTTAGGGTCGTCAGAAGCACGGGGAAGATTGCAgttgcatttaattaacatgaaaaatgtaaaaaatataaaactattaaacatccattatttaaattctatctTTAATGTATCTGAGTTGTTCATAAATGACATCCTCCACCAAATATTTAAGGATAATTCATCAGAAGACCAACAAATGTTCctgacattattaaaaaacaacccCTTAAACTACATTAAAAACTTTGTTAAAGATTTGTaa
- the LOC109595644 gene encoding protein singles bar → MQRGPTVITVRGGGGSGGGIDCCCCRCCTCVNLDFLRTEHGVLKLTEVILGFFCQSLALNYGIKYASTIGPSFQSFITTASWCFMTSFLLLFCYFFSEKSVSLIRQSLFETVFNGIACFSYVTSCSYLGYAVNTFLEPMYLVTPYFQVYPAMSAAYMVGTFLGVIYGYDTYKSYRYFKGYR, encoded by the exons ATGCAAAGAGGTCCGACCGTCATTACGGTCCGAGGTGGCGGCGGCTCAGGCGGCGGCATTGACTGTTGTTGTTGCAGATGTTGCACGTGCGtgaatttggattttttacgGACGGAACATGGAGTTCTAAAATTGACTGAAGTG ATTCTAGGTTTCTTTTGCCAAAGCCTGGCACTGAACTATGGTATTAAATACGCATCAACGATAGGTCCATCATTCCAATCCTTCATCACGACAGCCTCATGGTGCTTCATGACAAGTTTCTTATTGCTGTTTTGCTACTTCTTCAGCGAAAAATCCGTAAGCCTCATCAGACAATCACTTTTT GAAACCGTATTCAATGGAATAGCGTGTTTCAGTTACGTGACTTCGTGTTCTTATTTGGGATATGctgttaatacatttttggaGCCCATGTACTTGGTGACTCCATACTTTCAAGTTTATCCAGCGATGAGTGCAGCTTAT ATGGTTGGAACATTCCTAGGTGTTATTTATGGATATGACACGTACAAAtcttacagatattttaaggggtatagataa
- the LOC109595634 gene encoding CKLF-like MARVEL transmembrane domain-containing protein 8, whose translation MSHTVTVTRTTTTTTTSAIILNTGYLKSWPGLLKLAQLVLGIVVVGLVGYYYRKYGAIPEVPETFFLLMAVTFLIGTFLLLLSCIISISTASIISKTIHEVVYHGFAFVLYLAASLAFVIEVNHYKSRSYYNDYEPYMAAAIIGLVISGLYLLSTIFALRSYRGL comes from the exons ATGTCTCACACGGTAACAGTGACCAGGACAACCACAACCACCACAACTTCTGCGATTATTCTGAACACTGGCTACCTCAAATCATGGCCGGGACTACTCAAATTGGCACAactg GTTTTAGGTATTGTGGTGGTCGGTTTGGTGGGCTACTActatagaaaatatggagCAATACCAGAAGTGCCCGAGACATTTTTCTTGTTAATGGCGGTCACATTCTTAATAGGAACATTCCTTTTGTTGCTGTCCTGCATCATATCCATATCAACCGCTTCGATCATCTCGAAAACTATTCAC GAAGTGGTTTATCACGGTTTCGCCTTCGTTTTATACTTGGCGGCCAGTTTGGCTTTTGTCATCGAAGTTAATCACTATAAGAGTCGCAGTTATTACAACGATTATGAACCATACATGGCGGCTGCG ATTATTGGATTAGTTATCTCGGGCCTTTACTTACTTAGCACCATATTCGCGTTGAGGAGCTACAGAGGATTGTAA
- the LOC109607482 gene encoding uncharacterized protein LOC109607482 → MDPIRESEIPENIKYFKSRPGLLKLAQLILGIICASLYSNKTVENDKVYFKLVSSFLCVIAIICCIKTIFWMVIYWLNVKETKKLTNNWTIIEFINTTICATFYTIACIEVINDIIAFAGMGTSAWIAHWIFGVFNTLIFWYSVYLLWFDTAKWNMNICGCFST, encoded by the exons ATGGACCCTATCAGAGAATCAGAGATTCCAGAAAACATTAAGTACTTCAAATCACGACCTGGTCTACTTAAACTAGCACAACtg attttGGGAATTATATGTGCATCtttgtattcaaataaaacagtaGAAAATGACAAGGTGTACTTTAAACTCGTGTCCAGTTTTCTCTGCGTTATTGCTATTATATGttgtattaaaacaatattttggaTGGTTATTTACTGGTTAAACGTTAAGGAAACTAAAAAGTTAACAAATAATTGGACTATAATA gaatttattaataccacGATCTGCGCAACATTTTACACTATAGCATGCATAGAGgtaattaatgacataataGCATTTGCTGGCATGGGTACAAGTGCTTGGATTGCTCATTGG ATTTTTGGAGTCtttaacacattaattttctGGTACAGTGTTTATTTGTTATGGTTCGATACGGCCAAGTGGAATATGAACATCTGTGGCTGCTTCAGTACTTAG